In Halovivax gelatinilyticus, the following are encoded in one genomic region:
- a CDS encoding formate--tetrahydrofolate ligase yields the protein MPTDDASDPSVPTDYEIARSTDIEHIANVVEPYGLSREDLALYGDHVAKLPFETIDRIRTEHDDDGKLILVTGMTPTPMGEGKTVTTVGLGQALNRIGTDALVAIREPSLGPVFGVKGGAAGGGYSQVLPMEDINLHFTGDLHALTAAHNLVATMLDNHIKQGNALDIDVNQIEWPRAIDMNDRVLRETVVGLGGSVTGVPREDGFVLTAASELMAVLCLADGIDDLKARVSRMIVAYDGDGRPVTADDIDATGAVCVLLKDALMPNLVQTIEGTPALVHGGPFANIAHGTNSLLADEVARHIGDYVVTEAGFGSDLGAEKFMNIVCRFADMEPDAITLVASVRALKYHGQNMWPADLDALEAEDVDAVRDGLSNLDAHVRNLTQYGVPVVVAINRFPGDTDAEIAAVRDHCETELGVDVAESRVFESGGAGGVELAEKLVTAAETDSTFRPLYDLDVPIAEKIETVATEMYGADGVEFHSSAESDLERLTDLGFDDVPICMSKTFHSLSDDPSLKGVPEDWTLEVRDIYPSAGAGFLVVLTADVLTLPGLPGEPAAAGMDVDTDGNVSGLF from the coding sequence ATGCCCACAGACGACGCCTCCGACCCGAGCGTACCGACCGATTACGAGATCGCTCGATCGACCGACATCGAACACATCGCGAACGTCGTAGAACCGTACGGACTCTCCCGCGAGGACCTGGCGCTCTACGGCGATCACGTTGCGAAACTTCCGTTCGAGACCATCGATCGGATCCGTACCGAACACGACGATGACGGCAAACTGATACTCGTCACCGGGATGACTCCGACGCCGATGGGCGAGGGAAAAACGGTGACGACGGTTGGGCTCGGACAGGCGTTAAACCGGATCGGAACGGACGCCCTGGTCGCCATCCGCGAGCCGTCACTCGGACCGGTCTTCGGGGTGAAAGGCGGTGCCGCAGGTGGCGGCTACTCGCAGGTGTTGCCGATGGAGGATATCAACCTCCACTTTACCGGAGATCTCCACGCGCTCACCGCCGCGCACAACCTCGTCGCGACGATGCTCGATAACCACATCAAACAGGGAAACGCCCTGGATATCGACGTCAATCAAATCGAGTGGCCCCGGGCGATCGACATGAACGACCGCGTCCTGCGCGAGACCGTCGTCGGACTCGGCGGATCGGTCACGGGCGTCCCGCGCGAAGACGGGTTCGTCCTGACCGCGGCGTCGGAACTGATGGCCGTTCTCTGTCTCGCAGACGGTATCGACGACCTCAAAGCTCGCGTGAGTCGGATGATCGTCGCGTACGATGGCGACGGAAGGCCCGTTACCGCCGACGACATCGACGCGACGGGCGCCGTCTGCGTCCTGCTGAAGGACGCGCTGATGCCGAACCTGGTTCAGACGATCGAGGGCACCCCGGCGCTCGTCCACGGCGGGCCGTTCGCGAACATCGCCCACGGGACGAACTCGTTGTTGGCGGACGAAGTCGCGAGACACATCGGCGACTACGTCGTCACGGAGGCGGGATTCGGGTCCGATCTCGGCGCGGAGAAGTTCATGAACATCGTCTGTCGGTTCGCGGATATGGAACCCGATGCGATCACGCTCGTCGCCTCCGTCAGGGCGCTCAAGTACCACGGACAAAACATGTGGCCGGCGGACCTCGACGCGCTCGAAGCCGAGGACGTCGACGCCGTCCGCGACGGTCTCTCGAACCTCGACGCACACGTCAGAAACCTAACACAGTACGGCGTCCCGGTCGTCGTGGCGATCAACCGCTTCCCGGGCGATACCGACGCGGAGATCGCCGCCGTCCGCGACCACTGTGAGACCGAACTCGGTGTCGACGTCGCCGAATCGCGAGTGTTCGAATCGGGCGGTGCGGGTGGCGTCGAACTCGCCGAGAAGCTGGTCACCGCGGCCGAAACCGACTCGACGTTCCGTCCGCTCTACGACCTCGACGTGCCGATCGCCGAGAAGATCGAGACGGTCGCGACCGAGATGTACGGTGCCGACGGCGTCGAATTTCACAGCAGCGCCGAGTCCGACCTGGAGCGACTCACCGACCTCGGTTTCGACGACGTGCCGATCTGCATGTCGAAGACGTTTCACTCCTTGAGCGACGATCCGAGCCTGAAAGGTGTCCCCGAAGATTGGACGCTCGAAGTGCGAGACATCTATCCGTCCGCCGGGGCCGGATTTCTGGTCGTCCTCACGGCCGACGTTCTCACGCTTCCGGGTCTCCCCGGCGAACCAGCCGCCGCCGGAATGGACGTCGACACTGACGGCAACGTGAGCGGCCTGTTCTAG
- a CDS encoding ArsR/SmtB family transcription factor — MSTASTGAHPCNLMAQDGTDGCDPPLIVEVLSDPDARAMYAALEEPKSASDLVEERGLSTSGVYRKLEILNEAGLIRPVPSRGSAATRYVRAMDCVSITYDEPIRIECLKHGLALHCDVPIQDR; from the coding sequence ATGTCCACGGCATCCACCGGCGCACATCCGTGCAATCTGATGGCCCAGGATGGGACCGACGGCTGTGATCCTCCGCTCATCGTCGAGGTCCTCTCCGATCCGGACGCCAGAGCGATGTACGCCGCACTCGAAGAGCCGAAGTCGGCGAGCGATCTCGTCGAAGAGCGTGGATTATCGACGAGCGGCGTCTATCGAAAACTCGAAATACTGAACGAGGCGGGGTTGATCAGGCCCGTCCCGTCGAGGGGATCGGCTGCGACCCGCTACGTCAGAGCGATGGATTGCGTCTCGATCACCTACGACGAACCGATCCGAATCGAGTGTCTGAAACACGGACTGGCGCTGCACTGTGACGTTCCGATCCAGGACCGATAG